The following are from one region of the Salvia hispanica cultivar TCC Black 2014 chromosome 1, UniMelb_Shisp_WGS_1.0, whole genome shotgun sequence genome:
- the LOC125205971 gene encoding uncharacterized protein LOC125205971: MAEDLHNAKTLVKINYDWQVQNYKGYKTQGYGEALESPRFPGPNGHSFKIKFYPGGATLPDYIDNRASLAIETTQTAQLVLAFRAMDPYGITHTDKVSSFDQRQMFRRVFTVQAGHTSPTLLMFRASIEPLIGYSLKIKATIGVFIDTISPPTDPFLFFRVYDQRFFAERSIIEKRCPALLSNHHADGDIVIRHVDSYIFAALLWFIYNRRLHSWDRQFILNSNRRDPNSFRTRIRKVAILYELPGFADYSLVKLEDLYRPFLKAWNTLRKITKVKSKVDKIMSDP, translated from the exons ATGGCAGAAGATTTGCATAATGCCAAAACACTGGTAAAGATAAATTACGACTGGCAGGTGCAAAATTACAAGGGGTATAAGACTCAAGGGTACGGGGAAGCACTCGAGAGCCCTCGATTTCCCGGGCCGAATGGCCATTCGTTCAAGATCAAATTCTACCCGGGAGGAGCTACGCTACCCGACTACATTGACAACCGTGCATCACTCGCCATCGAAACTACACAAACAGCTCAGTTGGTTCTGGCTTTCCGGGCTATGGATCCATATGGTATAACACACACCGACAAGGTTTCCTCATTTGATCAAAGACAAATGTTTAGACGTGTGTTTACTGTCCAAGCTGGACATACGTCTCCCACTCTTCTTATGTTTAGAGCCAGTATTGAACCCTTGATAGGATATTCCCTAAAGATTAAGGCAACCATTGGGGTTTTTATCGATACCATCAGCCCGCCAACTGATCCTTTCCTGTTTTTTCGAGTATATGATCAACGATTCTTCGCAGAGCGGTCTATAATAGAAAAACGATGCCCGGCTCTTCTATCAAATCACCATGCCGATGGCGACATTGTAATTCGGCATGTTGATTCATATATATTTGCG GCTCTGTTATGGTTCATATATAACAGGAGGCTTCATTCTTGGGACCGACAATTTATCCTAAACTCCAACAGGCGTGATCCCAATTCGTTTCGCACGAGGATCAGGAAAGTAGCTATACTCTATGAATTGCCCGGTTTCGCTGACTATTCGTTG GTGAAATTGGAAGATTTATATCGCCCATTCTTGAAAGCATGGAACACTTTACGGAAGATTACCAAAGTTAAGAGCAAGGTAGATAAAATTATGTCTGATCCATAA
- the LOC125207006 gene encoding uncharacterized protein LOC125207006 — protein sequence MVEEGNKEVYNGKILEKVSYVWTVQNYKEQRNVAHGVALESPTFDGPNGHSFKIKFYPNGATQHAYIHYSSSFAIETTHTAELLLSFHTINPYPFLFLSPAAKTSSFQKRGLYRRVFTVEGGHTSPAINWLSRKMDSHIGIGYSLTIKATIGVFINANHSPIDPFLFFQVGDKRFFAERSIIEKRCPLLLPKPSSSNPDADIVISDVEPDLFDALLWFIYNKKLHSREHERITKTKWRDPNSYGMRIRRVAIRYELMGFTGDSGVDMEDLCRPFLKAWNIVQRITKVKSKVAKVMPNP from the exons ATGGTAGAGGAGGGAAATAAGGAGGTGTATAATGGAAAAATACTGGAAAAAGTAAGTTACGTATGGACAGTGCAAAACTACAAGGAGCAACGGAATGTTGCGCACGGGGTTGCCCTCGAAAGCCCGACATTCGATGGCCCGAATGGTCATTCATTCAAGATCAAATTCTACCCGAATGGAGCTACACAACATGCCTACATCCACTATTCTTCATCATTTGCCATTGAAACTACACATACAGCTGAGCTGCTCCTTAGTTTCCACACTATAAATCCATAtccatttctatttctatcaCCCGCAGCCAAGACTTCCTCATTCCAAAAAAGAGGCCTATACAGGCGTGTGTTTACCGTCGAAGGTGGACATACATCTCCTGCTATTAATTGGCTTAGCCGCAAAATGGATTCTCACATTGGAATAGGATATTCCCTAACGATTAAGGCAACCATTGGGGTTTTTATCAACGCCAACCACTCCCCAATTGATCCTTTCCTGTTTTTTCAAGTAGGGGATAAACGATTCTTCGCAGAGCGGTCTATAATAGAGAAACGATGCCCCCTTCTGTTACCAAAACCTTCCTCATCCAACCCTGACGCGGACATTGTTATTTCGGATGTTGAACCAGATTTGTTTGAC GCTCTGTTATGGTTTATATATAACAAGAAGCTTCATTCTCGTGAGCATGAACGTATCACGAAAACCAAATGGCGTGATCCCAATTCATATGGTATGAGGATCAGAAGAGTAGCTATACGTTACGAATTGATGGGTTTCACTGGCGATTCAGGG GTGGACATGGAAGATTTATGTCGCCCATTTTTGAAAGCATGGAACATTGTACAACGAATTACCAAAGTTAAGAGCAAGGTAGCTAAAGTTATGCCTAATCCATAA
- the LOC125185466 gene encoding uncharacterized protein LOC125185466: MPLFQIPDYYLPAMNLIAYFGGLLKVDFDDDSDTSLELSVNGWTINTKYYTADVAVWIANLSDELSITSFPDVNRIVALVMVFDTSDLTTLVALKEWVSRTDIQKFEILLCIGNKVDLLPGHPSHVEYKRHLMKLGESSVSSHLDFSDYGISETEGSSLLGNEEPSLGFKISCIEWCLEHNIEYVEACASNADFDQCLSVDGDSQGVDRVYGALCAHMWPGMLLKSGDRINEPSLPEQEELSEEEESDYEPEYEVLSSASAEPWDDIGWMSADGPISTSGSGMLVEKVPETSGRESEDKSIREENQPSTSASQLPKELDHEKAFEADPTSELNDDKTYEFEDLEMLMAEIGNVRNGLRLMPDFQRREMAAKLAMKMAVMFGDSSGGEEEEEE; encoded by the exons ATGCCTCTTTTTCAAATTCCTGATTACTATCTTCCTGCTATGAACTTGATTGCCTATTTCGGAG GACTACTTAAGGTGGATTTTGATGATGACTCGGATACATCACTTGAGTTATCTGTCAACGG GTGGACGATCAACACAAAGTATTACACAGCAGATGTTGCAGTATGGATAGCTAATCTTTCTGATGAGTTATCTATTACAAGCTTTCCTGATGTGAATCGGATAGTTGCCTTAGTTATGGTCTTTGACACTAGTGAC CTCACGACACTAGTTGCTCTAAAAGAATGGGTTTCACGCACTGACATCCAGAAGTTTGAAATATTGCTGTGCATTGGTAACAAGGTGGATCTTCTTCCTGGACATCCATCACATGTAGAGTACAAGAGACACTTGATGAAGCTTGGTGAATCCTCTGTCAGTTCTCATTTGGACTTCTCTGATTATGGTATATCTGAGACTGAAGGAAGTAGTTTATTGGGAAATGAAGAGCCATCCTTAGGATTTAAGATATCTTGCATAGAGTGGTGTCTGGAACACAATATTGAATATGTTGAAGCTTGTGCATCGAATGCTGATTTTGATCAAT GTCTCTCTGTTGATGGTGATTCACAGGGTGTTGATAGAGTTTATGGTGCTCTCTGTGCTCATATGTGGCCTGGAATGTTGTTGAAATCTGGTGACAGGATAAACGAGCCTTCATTGCCTGAGCAAGAAG AGTTgtccgaagaagaagaatctgATTATGAACCTGAATATGAAGTATTATCTTCTGCTTCAGCAGAACCATGGGATGATATAGGATGGATGTCTGCAGATGGTCCCATTTCTACCTCAGGAAGTGGGATGCTTGTGGAAAAGGTTCCTGAAACTTCAGGCAGAGAAAGTGAAGATAAATCCATCAGAGAAGAGAACCAGCCGTCAACATCAGCCTCTCAGTTGCCCAAAGAGCTTGACCATGAGAAGGCATTTGAAGCAGACCCAACATCAGAGCTTAATGATGATAAAACTTatgaatttgaagatttggaaATGCTAATGGCTGAAATTGGTAACGTGCGCAATGGCTTGAGGCTGATGCCTGATTTCCAGAGGAGGGAGATGGCTGCAAAGCTGGCAATGAAAATGGCTGTAATGTTTGGAGACAGTAGTGGTggtgaggaggaggaggaggagtag
- the LOC125214709 gene encoding uncharacterized protein LOC125214709 produces the protein MDRESLEKRPAIFVVGSPNVGKRTLLSRLLKVDFDDDADTSLELSVNGWTINTKYYTADVAVWIANLSDELSITSFPDVNRIVALVMVFDTSDLTTLVALKEWVSRTDIQKFEILLCIGNKVDLLPGHPSHVEYKRHLMKLGESSVNSHLDFSDYGISETEGSSLLGNEEPSLGFKISCIEWCLEHNIEYVEACASNADFDQCLSIDGDSQGVDRLYGALSAHMWPGMLLKSGDRINEPSLPEQEELSEEEESDYEPEYEVLSSASAEPWDDIGWMSADGPVSTSGSAMPMEKVPDASGRESEDKSIREENQPSTSASQLPKDLDHEKAFEADPTSELNDDKTYEFEDLEMLMAEIGNVRNGLRLMPDFQRREMAAKLAMKMAVMFGDSSGGEEEELE, from the exons ATGGATCGAGAATCACTAGAGAAACGACCTGCGATCTTCGTAGTCGGATCCCCCAACGTTGGCAAACGGACACTGCTCTCAA GACTACTTAAGGTGGATTTTGATGATGACGCAGATACATCACTTGAGTTATCCGTCAATGG GTGGACGATCAACACAAAGTATTACACAGCAGATGTTGCAGTATGGATAGCTAATCTTTCTGATGAGTTATCTATTACAAGCTTTCCTGACGTGAATCGAATAGTTGCCTTGGTTATGGTCTTTGACACTAGTGAT CTCACGACACTAGTTGCTCTAAAAGAATGGGTTTCACGCACTGACATCCAGAAGTTTGAAATATTGCTGTGCATTGGTAACAAGGTGGATCTTCTTCCTGGACATCCATCACATGTAGAGTACAAGAGACACTTGATGAAGCTTGGTGAATCCTCTGTCAATTCTCATCTGGACTTCTCTGATTATGGTATATCTGAGACTGAAGGAAGTAGTTTATTGGGAAATGAAGAGCCATCCTTAGGATTTAAGATATCTTGCATAGAGTGGTGTCTGGAACACAATATTGAATATGTTGAAGCTTGTGCATCGAATGCTGATTTTGATCAAT GTCTCTCTATTGATGGTGATTCACAGGGTGTTGATAGACTTTATGGTGCTCTCTCTGCTCATATGTGGCCTGGAATGTTGTTGAAATCTGGTGACAGGATAAACGAGCCTTCATTGCCTGAGCAAGAAG AGTTgtccgaagaagaagaatctgATTATGAACCTGAATATGAAGTATTATCTTCTGCTTCAGCAGAACCATGGGATGATATAGGATGGATGTCTGCAGATGGTCCCGTTTCTACCTCAGGAAGTGCGATGCCTATGGAAAAGGTCCCTGATGCTTCAGGTAGAGAAAGTGAAGATAAATCCATCAGAGAAGAGAACCAGCCGTCAACATCAGCCTCTCAGTTGCCCAAGGACCTTGACCATGAGAAGGCATTTGAAGCAGACCCAACATCAGAGCTTAATGATGATAAAACTTATGAGTTTGAAGATTTGGAAATGCTAATGGCTGAAATTGGTAACGTGCGCAATGGCTTGAGGCTGATGCCTGATTTCCAGAGGAGGGAGATGGCTGCAAAGCTGGCAATGAAAATGGCTGTGATGTTTGGAGACAGTAGTGGTGGTGAGGAGGAGGAGTTGGAGTAA
- the LOC125210512 gene encoding uncharacterized protein LOC125210512, translating into MAEEVYNGKIVQTVSYVWSVQNYKEQRHVGYGVALESPAFEGPDGHSFKIKFYPSGATQEDYIDYFAAFAIESTQTAELLVSFRIVNPYPFSPNVKTSSFHKRGFYRRVLTVQAGHTSPCLHVFTPYLKACIGMRYSLKIKATIGVFTNTDDPLVDRCLFFQVGYMRFFAEQSIVQKRCPALLLNADSDADIVISDVEPDLFDALLWFIYNKKVHSRDLQDIQKSNWRDPNSFRMQIRTLSIRYQLPGFADNAEVYLEDLYRPFLKAWSTVRRITSKVAKVKPDPKAK; encoded by the exons ATGGCAGAGGAGGTTTATAATGGCAAAATAGTGCAAACGGTAAGTTACGTATGGTCGGTACAAAATTACAAGGAGCAACGGCATGTTGGGTACGGTGTTGCCCTCGAAAGCCCGGCATTCGAGGGGCCGGATGGTCACTCATTCAAGATCAAATTCTACCCATCTGGAGCTACACAAGAGGACTACATTGACTATTTTGCGGCATTCGCCATTGAATCTACGCAAACAGCAGAGCTCCTTGTTAGTTTCCGGATAGTAAATCCATATCCATTTTCACCCAACGTCAAGACTTCCTCATTTCATAAAAGAGGCTTTTATAGGCGTGTACTTACTGTCCAAGCTGGACATACGTCTCCCTGCCTACATGTGTTTACCCCATATCTGAAGGCTTGCATTGGGATGCGATATTCCCTCAAGATTAAGGCAACAATTGGGGTTTTTACCAATACCGACGACCCACTAGTTGACCGTTGCCTGTTTTTTCAAGTAGGTTATATGCGATTCTTCGCAGAGCAGTCTATAGTACAAAAAAGATGTCCCGCTCTTCTACTAAATGCCGATTCCGATGCCGACATTGTTATTTCGGATGTTGAACCAGATTTATTTGAC GCTCTGTTGTGGTTTATATATAACAAGAAGGTTCATTCTCGTGACCTACAAGATATCCAAAAATCCAACTGGCGTGATCCCAATTCGTTTCGCATGCAGATAAGGACACTATCTATACGCTACCAATTGCCCGGTTTCGCTGACAATGCAGAG GTGTATTTAGAAGATTTATATCGCCCATTTTTGAAAGCATGGAGCACTGTACGGCGGATTACCAGTAAGGTAGCTAAAGTTAAGCCTGATCCAAAAGCTAAGTGA
- the LOC125201949 gene encoding uncharacterized protein LOC125201949, with the protein MVMKTRKFCCTTHLTVLCCFLLQPFFVCSKNHGNAANDLLDIINNNRTSQKLPKLSSSRGLGCIALQYAQECKANCSSNNTIHCQPLEDDFTEVFAPNCGVELPTFGTISGLILGCHQKYLQPQEAFPNVLVRDQKSLSLLRNKTVTEAGVGIIGSHKHKGPYIWCVLFSNSPTNSTFVLEDLGEGVEQKRGCYSGASLPCSAGHTNSGLVLNTLKHLLIIYASSLFW; encoded by the exons ATGGTGATGAAGACCCGTAAGTTTTGCTGCACCACTCACTTGACTGTTCTCTGTTGCTTTCTTCTGCAACCATTTTTTGTTTGCTCCAAGAATCATG GAAATGCTGCCAACGACCTTCTTGACATAATCAACAACAACCGAACATCGCAGAAGCTTCCCAAGTTGAGCAGCAGTAGGGGCCTCGGGTGCATTGCTCTGCAGTATGCACAAGAATGCAAGGCCAACTGCAGCAGCAACAATACCATCCATTGCCAGCCGTTAGAGGATGACTTCACCGAGGTTTTCGCTCCCAATTGTGGTGTCGAGCTCCCCACTTTCGGAACCATATCCGGCCTTATCTTGGGATGCCACCAGAAATATCTTCAGCCACAGGAAGCCTTCCCAAATGTCCTCGTTCGAGATCAGAAATCGCTCTCGCTGCTGAGAAACAAGACGGTCACTGAAGCTGGAGTAGGCATAATTGGCAGCCACAAGCATAAGGGGCCTTACATTTGGTGTGTTTTGTTCAGCAACAGCCCGACAAACAGTACGTTCGTTCTTGAAGATCTCGGTGAAGGAGTCGAGCAGAAGAGAGGCTGTTACAGTGGAGCTAGCTTGCCTTGCAGTGCAGGACACACCAATTCTGGTTTGGTTTTGAACACTTTGAAACATTTGCTAATAATTTATGCATCCTCACTTTTTTGGTGA
- the LOC125202449 gene encoding putative invertase inhibitor — translation MKHPWLLIFSLSITIHLSSPQSLINTTCKAMSADSPNIKFGFCATSLQAAPASQCASTRGLATIAIRALRYNVTDTRCHIKQLLKSGRRWDPYARQCLGDCLDLYSDAISTVKQAMKDFNARRFDDANVRISSVMDAATTCEDAFAEGGNGAVSPLTKRNADAFQIGAVALSVVGMIRKGSA, via the coding sequence ATGAAACATCCATGGCTCCTCATCTTCTCCCTCTCCATCACAATCCACCTCTCCTCACCACAGAGCCTCATCAACACCACCTGCAAGGCCATGTCGGCCGACAGCCCGAACATCAAGTTCGGCTTCTGCGCCACCTCGCTGCAGGCCGCCCCCGCCAGCCAGTGCGCGTCGACCCGGGGCCTGGCCACCATCGCCATACGCGCCCTCCGCTACAACGTGACGGACACGCGCTGCCACATCAAGCAGCTGCTGAAGAGCGGGCGGCGGTGGGACCCCTACGCGAGGCAGTGCCTCGGCGACTGCCTCGACCTCTACTCCGACGCCATCTCCACCGTCAAGCAGGCCATGAAGGACTTCAACGCCCGCCGCTTCGACGACGCCAACGTCCGGATCAGCTCCGTCATGGACGCCGCCACCACGTGCGAGGACGCGTTCGCGGAGGGGGGAAACGGCGCCGTTTCGCCCCTCACGAAGAGGAACGCGGACGCCTTCCAAATCGGGGCCGTGGCGCTGTCTGTCGTCGGCATGATTCGGAAGGGATCGGcctga